The genomic window ACAACTTGTCAGGAAATTGACATTTGGCGTTGATGACAGTTATAAAAACGTGGATCTTTCCGGAATAGCGGCTGGCGAATATTTTCTGAAGCTTCAAAGCGGGAGTTCCAGGGCTTACATCTCACAAATAATGCTGACGAGACAATAGGAAAGTCACAAGTTGCAAGTTACAACCTTGCCAACAACTGTAACGCAACTGTAATACACTGTACTCACTGTTTTACAGTTGCATTGGGGCCCGGGGATATTGATGGTGTGCCCTCGCTGCTATTGTACCACGACGTCCGCAATTCTCTATATAATGGGAAAGAACTTATCTAACTGATAGCTACTTGCGATCAGCAACTCAAAAAACCCCTACCCTGCTTCTCCTGTTTTCTTTTGCTCTGTAAATTGGTTTATCCGCTTATATCAATGTCCATACATGCTTGCACGTTCGATCACTCTTCCGCTCAACCTTATTACCGGCTTATTTCCGGAAAACAGTGAATTATCCGGGTATAAAAGATGGCTGATCATGTTTTGTATTTCACCCTGTGTGTTAAATTCATACGAACTGATCTGCCTCTGAAAAGATCCAAACGAGTTGTCAAAGCCTATGATTGCAGGACGTTTACTAAACGGAACCTGATTATAGTTCCAGTAATCAGTGATTAAACACGCGACAAGATCATTGACACAAACAATGGCAGTAATTGACGGGTCTGAATTTATCTGATCGACAGCACGTTTTATGTTTGTAAATATCGCGTTATCCCTCAGCAGTGTATCATGCTCATACTTTATTACCGAAATGCGTGGCGCGAGGAAATCATGTAATTGATTTTCAATATTATCTGTAATGTATTTATGATTGAAAGCATCTTTCTCAAGAACAGATTCCAGATAGAAATAATCGTTACTGTATTCCGAAACAGTGAATTGATATACGCTTGCCTCCGGATAGGAGGATAAAGCTTTTTTTAATCCTTTCAGCCGGTTCTGCGACCATGGACTGCCATGAAAAGGAGATATAAAAGCTATATGCCGATGTCCCTTCTCAAGCAGATACCGGCCGACATCATTTCCCGGTATAGTCGAGTAACTTGAATCGAAGAATGTCAACTTTTTATAATGTTTTCCAAACCTTTCCACAGTACCAAGTATTCTGCTGTCCTCGATCCAGGCGGAAACCGGAATATTATATGTTAATAATTGGGAAAGACACGCTGCGGAATTATTCATATGATATGACGATAAAATGATTCCACAGATTCCTGATCTTTTCAGATAGTGATCGAAAGGCATATCTCCGGGTGTAAAAAAACGGGGATTTTCCAGGTAGTCATTATAACAGATAATTTCAATATCTACATTGAACCGCTCCGCTGATGATACTAACATGCGATAAAACGCACGTTCACGTTCAGTTTCAATTTTGACCATATCCCTGCTCAACCCAAACGCTACAATTACAATCCGCTGATTTGTCTTACGCCGGTCGGTGAAAAAACAGTATCGCGCCCCATTGAGCTTAAGTATTCCTTCATCAAGCAAAGTTGAAAGAACTTTTTTTATTGTCGGATAACTTACGTTGTAAGTTGCTTTCAATTGATTTATAGAAGGAAGCGGAAGGTATGTTTTATACGTTCCCTTAAGAATATCTTCTTTGAACTTTCTGAGTGTTTTCTGATATTTCCCGTACTCGAGGATCTTGACATCATTTTTAGAAGCAGTTTTTTCCCCTGCTTTAAAATGACCTCTTCCCCACCTGCTTGATATCAGCCCTTCTCCTTTGAGTACATCGACAGCACGTATCACTGTGACCGGTGAAACATCAAGATATTTTGCCAGTGAGCGAATTGATGGCAGGACACTCTTGTCTGAAGATTTTTCAATTAAAGTCCGGATCTTTGCAATTGCATCCTGCAAAACAGGCGATCTTTTTCTTGCCATAGGATACCAGGCCTCATATTTAATATAACAGTATAACAAAAAATTAATAAATGTATTTATGCTTCTGCCAAACTGCCCTATTGACTACTATATTTTAAACGATTGGCAATATTTCATGGATAGTAACAAGTAAGAATTGAATTGATCAGTGACAGCAATAATTGATTTAAACCGTAAATTCCAATACAGAATGGGGTATACTATGAAATGCAAACTATTAATTGAATGTGTTATGGCAGGGCTCATGATGGTGTCAGTATCTTCTGCAGAACTTAAGCAAATCGGGGCATGGGTTGGAGGCCCCGGAACATATCCTCAACCTACAAAGAGCAATGTTGAGGCATTTCAGACTATGCAGGATCGTCATGTAGACATCATAAGCCTGTTTGTCCTCTGGGATATGAATGACTGGGCCTGGTCAAAACCTTATGCTGATGTCGCTGCTGCCAACAATTCCATACTTCTTATAACATGGATGGCAAACGGGTATACGACAAAAGAGATAATCGACGGCAAAGCGGATGGATATCTGAAAGCTTATGCTGAAGGCATAAAGTCTTACGGTAAAGAAATCTGGCTCCGTCCATTTCATGAGGCAAATGGGGACTGGTATGATTGGGGAATAGCCAAAAGCGGCGCGGGAAATACAAATCAGACACTTATTGATGCATGGAAACATGTTGTAACGATATTCAGAGACGCCGGTGTAACAAATGTTAAATGGGTATGGACTACCAATGCCACCAACAGCGGTTCAGCCACTTTTACCGGATGGTTTCCGGGAGATGACTGGGTTGACATGGTATCAATCGATGGTTATAACTGGGGTACAACACAAAGCTGGTCCAGATGGCAGAGTTTCACCGAGGTTTTTACACCCGCGTACAACGCACTTTCAATCTCATCAAAACCTCTTTTCATCGCCGAATTCTCCTCTTCAGAGCATGGCGGCAATAAAGCCCAATGGATTACCGACATGTTTAATGACATCCCTTCCAAATTCCCCAGAATCTTTGCATTGATGTGGTTCAACCAGAGTAAAAGCGCAGAAGCTGACTGGGCAGTAAATACCAGTGATGCTGCATTAAATGCATGGAAAACCGGTATAGCAAAAATCGGCAATACAAAGACTGCAGGTGATTTTCGCGCTGTAAACAGACAATCCGTTTGGGGAAACCGAAGCGCTCTC from Fibrobacter sp. includes these protein-coding regions:
- a CDS encoding GntR family transcriptional regulator, whose product is MARKRSPVLQDAIAKIRTLIEKSSDKSVLPSIRSLAKYLDVSPVTVIRAVDVLKGEGLISSRWGRGHFKAGEKTASKNDVKILEYGKYQKTLRKFKEDILKGTYKTYLPLPSINQLKATYNVSYPTIKKVLSTLLDEGILKLNGARYCFFTDRRKTNQRIVIVAFGLSRDMVKIETERERAFYRMLVSSAERFNVDIEIICYNDYLENPRFFTPGDMPFDHYLKRSGICGIILSSYHMNNSAACLSQLLTYNIPVSAWIEDSRILGTVERFGKHYKKLTFFDSSYSTIPGNDVGRYLLEKGHRHIAFISPFHGSPWSQNRLKGLKKALSSYPEASVYQFTVSEYSNDYFYLESVLEKDAFNHKYITDNIENQLHDFLAPRISVIKYEHDTLLRDNAIFTNIKRAVDQINSDPSITAIVCVNDLVACLITDYWNYNQVPFSKRPAIIGFDNSFGSFQRQISSYEFNTQGEIQNMISHLLYPDNSLFSGNKPVIRLSGRVIERASMYGH
- a CDS encoding dockerin; this translates as MKCKLLIECVMAGLMMVSVSSAELKQIGAWVGGPGTYPQPTKSNVEAFQTMQDRHVDIISLFVLWDMNDWAWSKPYADVAAANNSILLITWMANGYTTKEIIDGKADGYLKAYAEGIKSYGKEIWLRPFHEANGDWYDWGIAKSGAGNTNQTLIDAWKHVVTIFRDAGVTNVKWVWTTNATNSGSATFTGWFPGDDWVDMVSIDGYNWGTTQSWSRWQSFTEVFTPAYNALSISSKPLFIAEFSSSEHGGNKAQWITDMFNDIPSKFPRIFALMWFNQSKSAEADWAVNTSDAALNAWKTGIAKIGNTKTAGDFRAVNRQSVWGNRSALSLGLSNSNSTVYDLRGRIIHNTKTPVLPSGIYMKTMPMHSH